A genomic stretch from Mya arenaria isolate MELC-2E11 chromosome 10, ASM2691426v1 includes:
- the LOC128204622 gene encoding receptor-type tyrosine-protein phosphatase epsilon-like yields the protein MYEIGCFKTGLSGNYGVSNAGVGRTGTYIALDILTNEGEAEGAIDIPGCVLNMRQNRPNMIQTLSQYKFLHQALVHSLTIEWPLIKRDHFHEYMTMSSQQEVHKQFEKLQLNQEQKSDKELQATGRNRLLTIKNRKLADIPGDSNRPRLYLFLKPGESDYINAIYINSFKTKNRFLVAQTPLPDTVSDFITLAVQENCSCIISMEGHLDKHEI from the exons ATGTATGAAATCGGCTGTTTTAAGACGGGCCTTTCTGGTAACTACGGTGTATCTAA TGCTGGTGTTGGTAGAACAGGAACCTACATAGCTCTGGACATTCTGACTAACGAGGGTGAGGCAGAAGGAGCAATAGATATCCCGGGATGTGTTCTCAACATGCGACAGAATAGACCCAACATGATTCAGACTTTG agtCAATACAAGTTTCTTCACCAAGCTTTGGTCCATTCATTGACAATTGAGTGGCCGTTGATAAAAAGAGACCACTTCCATGAATATATGACGATGTCCAGCCAACAGGAGGTACACAAGCAGTTTGAG AAACTGCAATTGAACCAAGAGCAAAAGTCGGATAAGGAGCTACAGGCTACGGGAAGGAATCGGCTTCTGACAATCAAAAACAGGAAACTGGCAGATATACCAG GTGATTCCAATCGACCACGTCtgtatctgtttttgaaaccagGCGAATCTGATTACATCAATGCAATATACATCAAC AGTTTTAAAACGAAAAATCGCTTCTTAGTTGCGCAAACACCTCTGCCTGACACAGTTTCCGATTTCATCACACTTGCTGTTCAAGAAAACTGTTCATGTATTATTAGTATGGAGGGACATTTGGATAAGCATGAg ATATGA